The proteins below are encoded in one region of Candidatus Margulisiibacteriota bacterium:
- the rplV gene encoding 50S ribosomal protein L22, translating into MNITTKINYVRISPRKLNRVIKEIVGKKVNDALKILSFLPHHGAKILYKVVKSAKSNAVNNYKLAEDNLVIAQGYTGQALMMKRFTAMSRGKAGRINKKLSHVSIMLKDEGSNDGAKS; encoded by the coding sequence ATGAATATAACAACCAAAATTAATTATGTGCGCATATCACCCAGGAAACTGAACAGGGTAATAAAAGAAATTGTTGGCAAAAAGGTCAATGATGCTCTAAAAATATTAAGTTTTTTACCACATCACGGAGCTAAAATTTTATATAAAGTTGTAAAATCAGCCAAAAGTAATGCAGTAAACAATTATAAACTGGCAGAAGACAATTTAGTTATAGCCCAGGGTTATACAGGTCAGGCATTGATGATGAAAAGATTTACTGCCATGAGCAGAGGTAAAGCAGGCAGGATAAACAAGAAATTATCGCATGTATCGATCATGCTTAAAGATGAAGGGAGCAATGATGGGGCAAAAAGTTAG
- the rpsS gene encoding 30S ribosomal protein S19 — MSRSLKKGPFVDDHLLNKVKKAKETDDKKIIKTWSRRSMIVPDMIGLTFAVHNGKKHIPIFVSDNMIGHKLGEFVHTRTFKGHSMKKVVTT, encoded by the coding sequence ATGTCTAGATCATTAAAAAAAGGTCCGTTTGTCGACGATCATTTGTTAAACAAAGTCAAAAAAGCTAAGGAAACAGATGACAAGAAAATTATAAAAACATGGTCAAGAAGATCAATGATTGTACCGGATATGATCGGATTAACATTCGCTGTTCATAACGGGAAAAAGCATATTCCTATTTTTGTTTCCGACAATATGATTGGACATAAACTTGGCGAATTTGTACATACAAGAACATTTAAGGGCCATTCTATGAAAAAAGTTGTCACAACATAA
- the rplB gene encoding 50S ribosomal protein L2 has protein sequence MAIKNIKPMGNGTRNMITSDFSEITTSKPEKSLIKALKKNGGRNNYGQITVRHKGGGNRQFYRAVDFKRDKDGVKAKVASVEYDPNRTSRIALLNYFDGEKRYILAPTGLKVGDVLQSGSVDVEIKIGNCLKLADIPVGTVIHNIEINPGRGGQLVRSAGSSAQLMAKEGDYAVIRLASGELRQIRIDCKATIGQLSNIEHRNIRLGKAGKSRHRGIKPHVRGSAMNPNDHPHGGGEGKCPVGHPGPLTPQGKPTRGFKTRNKKKITDKYIITRRK, from the coding sequence ATGGCAATCAAAAATATAAAACCAATGGGCAACGGAACAAGGAATATGATTACTTCCGATTTTTCGGAAATTACTACATCCAAGCCTGAAAAATCATTAATAAAAGCCTTAAAGAAAAATGGCGGACGTAATAATTATGGTCAGATTACTGTAAGACATAAAGGCGGAGGTAATAGACAATTTTACAGGGCTGTAGATTTTAAAAGAGATAAAGATGGTGTTAAAGCCAAAGTAGCTTCTGTAGAATATGATCCGAACAGAACATCGCGTATTGCCCTGTTAAATTATTTTGATGGTGAAAAAAGATATATTCTGGCACCAACCGGATTAAAAGTTGGAGATGTTTTACAATCAGGATCTGTTGATGTAGAAATTAAAATTGGTAATTGTTTGAAATTAGCCGATATACCTGTAGGTACCGTAATACATAATATAGAAATAAATCCAGGTAGAGGTGGACAACTGGTAAGAAGCGCCGGTTCAAGCGCTCAGTTGATGGCCAAAGAAGGAGACTATGCGGTAATCCGTCTGGCTTCCGGAGAATTAAGACAGATAAGGATCGACTGTAAAGCCACAATCGGTCAGTTGTCGAATATTGAACATCGCAATATTCGTTTGGGTAAAGCCGGAAAATCAAGGCACAGAGGCATAAAACCTCATGTCAGAGGTTCGGCTATGAACCCAAATGACCATCCTCACGGCGGAGGCGAAGGTAAATGTCCGGTAGGACATCCGGGCCCCTTGACACCACAGGGCAAACCCACAAGAGGATTTAAGACCAGGAACAAGAAAAAAATAACAGATAAATATATTATTACAAGAAGAAAATAA
- the rplW gene encoding 50S ribosomal protein L23, with protein sequence MDKQFVIKPVITEKSSLLGTENKYVFRVSSDLNKIEIRKAISDIFNVEVVAVNTINIKPRKKRLGRFTGTTRKWKKAVVTLKEGSKIENFEKLA encoded by the coding sequence ATGGATAAACAATTTGTTATAAAACCGGTTATTACCGAAAAAAGTTCTCTGTTGGGAACTGAAAATAAATATGTTTTTCGTGTAAGTTCAGATCTCAATAAAATTGAAATCAGAAAAGCTATTTCCGATATTTTTAATGTTGAAGTTGTAGCTGTGAATACAATTAATATTAAGCCCAGAAAGAAAAGATTGGGCAGATTTACCGGTACAACCAGAAAATGGAAAAAAGCCGTAGTTACTTTAAAAGAAGGCAGCAAAATCGAAAATTTTGAGAAATTGGCGTAA